In Nocardia sp. BMG111209, a genomic segment contains:
- the fusA gene encoding elongation factor G has protein sequence MAQDVLTDLNKVRNIGIMAHIDAGKTTTTERILFYTGITYKIGEVHDGAATMDWMAQEQERGITITSAATTCFWKDNQINIIDTPGHVDFTVEVERSLRVLDGAVAVFDGKEGVEPQSEQVWRQADKYDVPRICFVNKMDKLGADFYFTVQTIKDRLGAKPLVIQLPIGAEDTFEGIVDLVEMNAKVWRGETKLGEQYEVVEIPSDLAEKAEEYRQELLEAIAESDEVLLEKFFGGEELTVEEIKGAIRKLTVNSELYPVLCGSAFKNKGVQPMLDAVIDYLPNPLDDGGTDGHVPGKEEEILHRDASVTEPFSALAFKIATHPFFGKLTYVRVYSGKVDSGAQVINSTKGKKERLGKLFQMHSNKENPVTEAQAGHIYAVIGLKDTTTGDTLCDPQNQIVLESMTFPDPVIEVAIEPKTKADQEKLGTAIQKFAEEDPTFNVKLDQETGQTVIGGMGELQLDIYVDRMKREFKVEANIGKPQVAYRETITKKVEKLEYTHKKQTGGSGQFARVIIALEPFKGEDGATYEFENKVTGGRVPREYIPSVDAGIQDSMQYGVLAGYPLVNVKALLLDGAYHEVDSSEMAFKIAGSMALKEAARKAGPVILEPLMAVEVTTPEEYMGDVIGDLNSRRGQIQAMEERSGARVVKALVPLSEMFGYIGDLRSKTQGRANFSMVFDSYAEVPANVSKEIIAKATGE, from the coding sequence GTGGCACAGGACGTGCTCACCGACCTCAACAAGGTCCGCAATATCGGCATCATGGCCCACATCGATGCCGGTAAGACCACGACAACCGAACGCATCCTCTTCTACACCGGCATCACCTACAAGATCGGTGAAGTCCACGACGGTGCGGCCACGATGGACTGGATGGCTCAGGAACAGGAGCGGGGTATCACCATCACCTCCGCCGCCACCACCTGCTTCTGGAAAGACAACCAGATCAACATCATCGACACGCCCGGCCACGTCGACTTCACCGTCGAGGTGGAGCGGTCGCTGCGCGTGCTCGACGGCGCGGTCGCGGTCTTCGACGGCAAAGAGGGCGTTGAGCCGCAGTCCGAGCAGGTCTGGCGGCAGGCCGACAAGTACGACGTGCCCCGCATCTGCTTCGTCAACAAGATGGACAAGCTGGGTGCGGACTTCTACTTCACCGTGCAGACGATCAAGGATCGCCTGGGCGCGAAGCCGCTGGTCATCCAGCTGCCGATCGGCGCCGAGGACACCTTCGAGGGCATCGTCGACCTGGTCGAGATGAACGCCAAGGTGTGGCGCGGTGAGACGAAGCTCGGCGAGCAGTACGAGGTCGTGGAGATTCCCAGCGATCTCGCCGAGAAGGCGGAGGAGTACCGGCAGGAACTGCTGGAGGCCATCGCCGAATCCGACGAGGTGCTGCTGGAGAAGTTCTTCGGCGGCGAGGAGCTCACGGTCGAGGAGATCAAGGGCGCCATCCGCAAGCTGACCGTCAACTCGGAGCTCTACCCCGTGCTCTGTGGCTCGGCATTCAAGAACAAGGGCGTACAGCCCATGCTCGACGCCGTGATCGACTACCTGCCCAACCCGCTGGACGACGGTGGCACCGACGGCCATGTCCCGGGCAAGGAAGAGGAGATCCTGCATCGGGACGCGAGCGTCACCGAGCCGTTCTCGGCGCTGGCGTTCAAGATCGCGACCCACCCGTTCTTCGGCAAGCTGACCTACGTCCGGGTGTACTCGGGCAAGGTCGACTCCGGCGCGCAGGTCATCAACTCGACCAAGGGCAAGAAGGAGCGTCTGGGCAAGCTGTTCCAGATGCACTCCAACAAGGAGAACCCGGTCACCGAGGCCCAGGCCGGCCACATCTACGCGGTCATCGGCCTGAAGGACACCACGACCGGCGACACCCTGTGCGATCCGCAGAACCAGATCGTGCTGGAGTCCATGACCTTCCCGGATCCGGTCATCGAGGTGGCCATCGAGCCGAAGACGAAGGCCGACCAGGAGAAGCTGGGCACCGCCATCCAGAAGTTCGCGGAGGAGGACCCCACCTTCAACGTGAAGCTGGATCAGGAGACCGGCCAGACCGTCATCGGCGGTATGGGCGAACTCCAGCTCGACATCTACGTCGACCGGATGAAGCGCGAATTCAAGGTCGAGGCCAACATCGGCAAGCCGCAGGTGGCCTACCGCGAGACCATCACCAAGAAGGTCGAGAAGCTCGAGTACACGCACAAGAAGCAGACCGGTGGTTCGGGCCAGTTCGCTCGCGTCATCATCGCCCTGGAGCCCTTCAAGGGTGAGGACGGCGCGACCTACGAGTTCGAGAACAAGGTCACCGGTGGCCGCGTGCCGCGCGAGTACATCCCCTCGGTCGACGCCGGCATCCAGGACTCCATGCAGTACGGTGTCCTCGCTGGTTACCCGCTGGTCAACGTGAAGGCCCTCCTGCTCGACGGCGCCTACCACGAGGTCGACTCCTCGGAAATGGCGTTCAAGATCGCGGGTTCGATGGCCCTCAAGGAAGCGGCCCGCAAGGCCGGTCCGGTGATCCTCGAGCCGCTGATGGCCGTCGAGGTCACCACGCCCGAGGAGTACATGGGCGACGTGATCGGCGACCTGAACTCCCGCCGTGGCCAGATCCAGGCCATGGAGGAACGCAGTGGTGCCCGTGTCGTCAAGGCGCTGGTTCCGCTCTCGGAGATGTTCGGTTACATCGGTGACCTGCGGTCGAAGACCCAGGGCCGGGCGAACTTCTCCATGGTGTTCGATTCGTACGCGGAGGTTCCGGCCAACGTGTCGAAGGAGATCATCGCCAAGGCGACCGGCGAGTAG
- the tuf gene encoding elongation factor Tu, with protein sequence MAKAKFERTKPHVNIGTIGHVDHGKTTLTAAITKVLADKYPTLNAAFAFDQIDKAPEEKARGITINISHVEYQTEKRHYAHVDAPGHADYIKNMITGAAQMDGAILVVAATDGPMPQTREHVLLARQVGVPYILVALNKSDMVDDEEILELVEMEVRELLAAQEFDEEAPVVRVSGLKALEGDPQWTQSVLDLMDAVDESIPDPVRETDKPFLMPIEDVFTITGRGTVVTGRVERGVVNVNEEVEIVGIKPKTTKTTITGIEMFRKLLDQGQAGDNVGLLVRGIKREDVERGQVVIKPGTTTPHTDFEGQAYILSKDEGGRHTPFFNNYRPQFYFRTTDVTGVVTLPEGTEMVMPGDNTEMTVKLIQPVAMEEGLRFAIREGGRTVGAGRVTKIVK encoded by the coding sequence GTGGCGAAGGCGAAGTTCGAGCGGACGAAGCCCCACGTCAACATCGGCACCATCGGTCACGTCGACCATGGCAAGACCACGCTGACCGCTGCGATCACCAAGGTTCTGGCCGACAAGTACCCGACGCTCAACGCGGCGTTCGCGTTCGACCAGATCGACAAGGCGCCGGAGGAGAAGGCTCGTGGTATCACGATCAACATCTCCCACGTCGAGTACCAGACGGAGAAGCGGCACTACGCCCACGTCGACGCCCCGGGCCACGCCGACTACATCAAGAACATGATCACCGGTGCGGCCCAGATGGACGGCGCCATCCTCGTGGTCGCCGCCACCGACGGCCCGATGCCGCAGACCCGTGAGCACGTGCTGCTCGCCCGTCAGGTCGGCGTGCCCTACATCCTGGTCGCGCTGAACAAGTCCGACATGGTCGACGACGAGGAAATCCTCGAGCTCGTCGAGATGGAGGTCCGCGAACTGCTGGCCGCCCAGGAGTTCGACGAGGAAGCGCCGGTCGTGCGCGTCTCCGGCCTGAAGGCCCTCGAGGGCGACCCGCAGTGGACCCAGTCCGTGCTGGACCTGATGGATGCCGTCGACGAGTCGATCCCGGACCCGGTCCGTGAGACCGACAAGCCGTTCCTGATGCCGATCGAGGACGTCTTCACGATCACCGGTCGTGGCACCGTCGTCACCGGCCGCGTCGAGCGTGGCGTGGTCAACGTGAACGAGGAAGTGGAGATCGTCGGCATCAAGCCGAAGACCACCAAGACCACGATCACCGGCATCGAGATGTTCCGCAAGCTGCTCGACCAGGGCCAGGCGGGCGACAACGTCGGCCTGCTGGTCCGTGGCATCAAGCGCGAGGATGTGGAGCGCGGCCAGGTCGTCATCAAGCCGGGCACCACCACCCCGCACACCGATTTCGAGGGCCAGGCGTACATCCTGTCGAAGGACGAGGGCGGCCGTCACACCCCGTTCTTCAACAACTACCGCCCGCAGTTCTACTTCCGCACCACCGACGTGACCGGCGTCGTGACCCTCCCCGAGGGCACCGAGATGGTCATGCCGGGCGACAACACCGAGATGACCGTCAAGCTCATCCAGCCGGTCGCCATGGAAGAGGGCCTGCGCTTCGCGATCCGCGAGGGTGGCCGCACCGTCGGCGCCGGCCGCGTCACCAAGATCGTCAAGTGA
- a CDS encoding DUF433 domain-containing protein has protein sequence MTRITFAANPLRGRPCIRGLRIRVQDVLELSADRESADSIRGDCPCLEREDIRACPASAAAEAGRPILRTG, from the coding sequence ATGACCAGGATTACCTTCGCCGCGAACCCACTCCGCGGTCGACCCTGCATTCGTGGTCTGCGAATCAGGGTGCAGGATGTGCTGGAACTCTCGGCGGACAGGGAATCAGCGGATTCGATCCGCGGGGACTGTCCCTGTCTGGAACGGGAAGACATCCGAGCCTGCCCGGCATCCGCTGCGGCCGAGGCGGGTCGTCCGATTCTCCGGACGGGATGA